The Argentina anserina chromosome 3, drPotAnse1.1, whole genome shotgun sequence genome includes a region encoding these proteins:
- the LOC126789390 gene encoding probable glutathione S-transferase — translation MADEVVLLDFWPSPFGMRLRIALAEKGVKYEYKDENLRNKSPLLLQSNPVHKKIPVLIHNGKPVCESVIALQYIDEVWTNKPLLPSDPYLRSQARFWADFVDKKIYDVGRKTWTMKGEDQEAAKKDFIDCIKLLEVELGDKPFFGGETLGFVDVTLVPFYSWFSVYEKYGNFSIAPECPKFMAWVKRCLEKESVSKSLPDQDKVCGFVAEMRKKLGVE, via the exons ATGGCGGATGAGGTTGTGTTGTTGGACTTCTGGCCTAGCCCTTTTGGGATGAGGCTGAGGATTGCTCTGGCTGAGAAAGGCGTCAAGTACGAGTACAAGGACGAGAACCTGAGGAACAAGAGCCCGCTGTTGCTCCAGTCTAACCCAGTTCACAAGAAGATCCCGGTTCTCATTCACAACGGCAAACCGGTCTGCGAGTCTGTCATTGCTCTTCAGTACATTGACGAGGTTTGGACTAATAAGCCACTGTTGCCCTCCGATCCTTACCTCAGATCCCAAGCAAGGTTCTGGGCCGACTTTGTGGACAAGAAG ATATATGATGTAGGGAGGAAGACATGGACAATGAAAGGAGAAGATCAGGAGGCAGCAAAGAAGGACTTCATCGACTGTATTAAGTTGCTAGAAGTCGAGCTTGGAGACAAGCCTTTCTTTGGTGGTGAGACCCTTGGATTTGTGGATGTGACACTCGTTCCTTTCTATTCATGGTTCTCTGTGTATGAGAAATACGGCAACTTCAGTATTGCGCCAGAGTGCCCAAAGTTCATGGCTTGGGTGAAGAGGTGTTTGGAGAAGGAGAGTGTGTCAAAGTCTCTTCCTGACCAGGACAAGGTGTGTGGCTTTGTTGCGGAGATGAGGAAGAAGCTTGGAGTTGAGTAG